From a single Lolium rigidum isolate FL_2022 chromosome 7, APGP_CSIRO_Lrig_0.1, whole genome shotgun sequence genomic region:
- the LOC124678608 gene encoding uncharacterized protein LOC124678608: protein MSLPSSSPQPGANHTESLNKVAGLIKECFNAGVSPMLLASGQKKDGPGAPVLKTKISSLTHPAKNIGTSSVPNAGAPVSLPAKTSGTLTATDAGTINTTQGIVLRKHPRTEHSAAQEEPDLKRQRTCTKLATDLPQTNLD, encoded by the exons ATGAG CCTGCCTTCTTCCAGCCCCCAGCCTG GAGCCAATCACACCGAGTCACTAAACAAGGTGGCGGGTCTTATCA AGGAATGCTTCAATGCTGGTGTATCTCCGATGTTGCTTGCATCAGGTCAGAAGAAAG ATGGTCCTGGTGCTCCAGTCCTGAAGACCAAGATTAGTAGCCTAACACATCCTGCTAAAAACATTGGCACCTCATCAGTTCCAAATGCAG GTGCTCCAGTCTCTCTCCCTGCCAAAACCTCTGGCACCTTAACTGCAACAGACGCAG GCACAATTAATACCACCCAGGGAATTGTTTTGAGAAAGCATCCGAGGACAGAGCACTCAGCTGCTCAGGAAGAACCTGATCTGAAAAGGCAGCGGACATGCACCAAACTG GCAACGGATCTGCCGCAGACGAACTTGGATTGA
- the LOC124671099 gene encoding uncharacterized protein LOC124671099: MAATETLVFPGPDGFDCARRLRHKMILSCLFNQRLYPTFQSMVQQTDAHMCGDHLRRLVSRGHWADALDYLGRFNARNTVASNALHFFLHTLWALADVAAAATDGSVKSTAHQHGMALSTVICRCARLRSIVKAMVESPQQCVSLDWKSTRIRAASIAYFLAREDADLYRLMQLPDHAQMLPLLPFRPRRHVKRPPGRRPRGRGPAIARLYLSKRASLRASTPHTPAFMDESLDRVAGLVEECLKAGKRHKLHQGASLPSVGRVLNFLTPLQIAPGAPVSQANSGRTSVPNSGKMAKNLAIQ, from the exons ATGGCGGCGACGGAAACACTGGTCTTCCCCGGCCCCGACGGATTCGACTGCGCAAGGCGGCTCCGCCACAAGATGATCCTCTCCTGCCTCTTCAACCAGCGCCTCTACCCCACCTTCCAATC GATGGTCCAGCAGACGGACGCGCACATGTGCGGGGATCATCTGCGGCGGCTGGTGTCCCGGGGTCACTGGGCCGACGCCCTGGACTACCTCGGCCGCTTCAACGCGCGCAACACCGTCGCCTCCAACGCCCTCCACTTCTTCCTCCACACGCTCTGGGCCCTggccgacgtcgccgccgccgccaccgacggatccgtcAAATCCACCGCGCACCAGCACGGCATGGCATTGTCCACGGTCATCTGCCGCTGCGCCAGGCTCCGCTCCATCGTCAAGGCCATGGTCGAATCACCACAGCAATG TGTCTCCCTGGACTGGAAATCGACGAGGATCAGGGCGGCGAGCATTGCGTATTTCTTGGCTCGCGAGGATGCGGACTTGTATCGCCTCATGCAGCTTCCCGACCACGCCCAAATGCTCCCACTGCTCCCCTTCAG GCCAAGGCGTCACGTGAAACGGCCACCTGGGCGCCGACCACGAGGACGGGGACCTGCCATCGCCAGGCTCTATCTCAGCAAGAGGGCAAG TCTGCGTGCTTCAACTCCACATACTCCTG CATTCATGGATGAGTCACTGGATAGGGTGGCGGGTCTTGTCG AGGAGTGTCTAAAAGCTGGTAAGCGCCACAAGCTTCATCAAGGGGCTTCACTTCCTTCGGTTGGTCGAG TGCTTAACTTCCTGACTCCGCTTCAAATCGCTCCTGGAGCACCGGTTTCACAGGCCAACTCTGGGAGAACATCAGTGCCAAATTCAGGTAAAATGGCTAAAAACTTAGCCATCCAATGA